From Hevea brasiliensis isolate MT/VB/25A 57/8 unplaced genomic scaffold, ASM3005281v1 Scaf9, whole genome shotgun sequence, one genomic window encodes:
- the LOC110660278 gene encoding cuscuta receptor 1 isoform X3, protein MGLNQLWVSVVMLLFLQGARWCDCCWEDERIALLKLKAYFNYPNGNAMSSWEKIPNCCYWEYVACSPITRRVTSLYPWRDGRLGDWYLNTSFFLPFKELNDLSLEQINILGCVKNEGFERLWSLGNLESLDLSFNKFNNSILPSLSGLSSLKSLTLDNNRLKGKINIQELNNLTSLKELNLQGNEIEGLKSSHGLRNLELLDLSYNRLNNSMLSSLKRLSSLKSLNLEYNLLEGKLNVEELGALSNLEELHLSGNQIIKFEALRGLSKLRKLILNNMTTNERSPSLLHSLGAFPYLKTLYLQYNNFHEKIFAQVESENFTNLEELFLDSSSLNEESLTSLGALPSLKLLSLGSLRDNLPHQGLPSFKKLEHLHLDFSTIKNNVLHTISKMISLKTLSLVYCGLSGTIPATQGICELKHLQMLDVSYNDLSGTLPWCLANLTSLQRLYLISNHFTGKIFPVGGLTSIQELKLSGNHFQIPISLSPFFNHTRLKHLQGEDNEVYTELEVHNLIPKFQLETLVLPCLGYGGAFPKFLYHQHNLRVVDLSHIKMKGGFPFWLLDNNTNLEELSLANNSLSGPLQLPSHLHMRLSNLDISNNGFHGHIPMAIGASFPMLLNLKMSRNGFSGSIPSSLSNISFLEVLQLDGNRFSGCIPDNLYKCSYLEMLDVSDNHLSCRIPGSMSNVSSLKVLDLSRNNIFGSLPSYINPSSLVLVYLSYNRLQGSIKNAFYGCSDLITLDLGHNFLTGTIPEMIGSLSMLGYLFLSYNNLEGEIPKHLCNLDLLRLIDLSHNNFSGQILPCLRCTGGSGVIDPETDDDRQPLDFTIKWSTYSYQGKILSMFSGIDLSHNKLSGEIPPEIGALSGIQVLNLSHNNLTGPIPPTFSNLSEIESLDLSYNNLDGKIPPQLIQLTSLAVFSVANNNLSGSTPKRVAQFATFDESSYEGNPFLCGLPLSMSCSAAISPSPSPRVSTVDEAESGFIDMDVFYVSFVVAYIIILLTIAAVLWINPYWRQAWFYFIEVSFTKCQYFLEDNVYVLFKFRV, encoded by the exons ATGGGTCTAAACCAGTTGTGGGTGTCTGTGGTGATGCTTTTATTTTTACAAGGGGCAAGGTGGTGTGATTGTTGTTGGGAGGATGAGAGAATTGCTCTGCTCAAGCTTAAAGCTTACTTCAATTATCCTAATGGCAATGCCATGTCTTCTTGGGAGAAAATTCCCAACTGTTGTTATTGGGAATATGTTGCGTGCAGCCCCATTACAAGGCGAGTAACATCACTTTATCCTTGGAGAGATGGGAGATTGGGAGATTGGTATCTCAATACCTCCTTTTTTCTTCCATTCAAAGAATTAAATGATCTTTCCTTGGAGCAAATTAACATTCTGGGTTGTGTTAAGAATGAAG GTTTTGAAAGATTATGGAGCCTTGGGAATTTGGAGTCTCTTGATTTAAGCTTCAACAAATTCAACAACAGCATCCTGCCATCTTTAAGTGGTCTTTCATCTTTAAAATCATTAACTCTAGACAACAATAGACTGAAAGGAAAAATTAATATTCAAG AATTGAATAATCTAACAAGCTTGAAGGAGTTGAATTTACAAGGCAATGAAATTGAAGGTTTAAAATCCTCTCATG GTTTGAGGAATCTGGAGCTCCTTGATCTGAGTTATAATCGCCTTAACAATAGCATGCTTTCATCTCTCAAGAGACTTTCATCTCTCAAATCTCTGAACCTAGAATATAATTTACTCGAAGGAAAACTTAACGTAGAAG AATTGGGTGCTTTGAGCAACTTAGAGGAGCTACATTTGAGCGGAAATCAGATCATCAAGTTTGAGGCCTTGAGAG GTCTAAGCAAGCtaagaaaattaattttgaacAACATGACCACAAACGAAAGAAGCCCTTCACTGCTTCATAGCTTGGGAGCATTTCCGTACCTCAAGACCCTCTATCTACAATACAATAATTTCCATGAAAAAATATTTGCTCAAG TAGAGTCAGAGAATTTCACCAACTTGGAAGAGTTGTTCCTAGACTCATCTTCTTTGAATGAAGAGTCCCTTACAAGTCTTGGAGCATTGCCTTCTCTTAAACTTTTGTCGTTGGGTTCATTAAGAGACAACCTACCCCATCAAG GATTGCCTAGTTTCAAGAAGCTGGAACATTTACACTTGGATTTTTCTACCATTAAAAACAACGTCCTGCATACTATTTCAAAAATGATCTCTCTCAAGACTTTATCATTGGTGTATTGTGGACTCAGTGGCACCATACCAGCAACCCAAG GCATATGCGAGTTGAAACATCTCCAAATGCTTGATGTCAGCTATAATGATCTCAGTGGTACGTTGCCTTGGTGTCTAGCAAATCTTACATCCCTTCAACGATTGTATCTCATTTCTAATCATTTTACGGGAAAAATCTTTCCGGTCGGGGGTTTGACATCCATCCAAGAATTAAAACTTTCGGGCAATCACTTTCAAATACCGATTTCACTTAGTCCATTTTTCAACCATACAAGGCTCAAGCATTTGCAGGGCGAGGATAATGAAGTATATACAGAATTAGAGGTGCATAACTTGATCCCAAAATTCCAATTAGAGACTCTTGTTTTACCTTGTCTTGGCTATGGCGGAGCATTTCCCAAGTTTCTCTACCATCAGCATAACTTACGAGTTGTTGATCTCTCACATATTAAAATGAAGGGGGGCTTTCCATTTTGGTTGTTGGATAATAACACAAACCTAGAAGAGCTTTCTTTAGCCAATAATTCTCTTTCAGGGCCTCTCCAGCTGCCAAGTCATCTTCATATGCGTTTGTCAAACTTAGACATCTCCAATAATGGCTTCCATGGGCACATTCCAATGGCAATTGGAGCATCTTTCCCAATGTTACTAAATTTGAAAATGTCTAGAAATGGTTTTAGCGGTAGCATTCCCTCATCACTTAGTAATATTAGCTTCTTAGAAGTTTTGCAATTGGATGGAAATCGGTTTTCAGGATGTATCCCTGATAACTTATATAAGTGCTCTTATTTGGAGATGTTGGATGTTAGTGATAACCATCTATCTTGTAGGATCCCGGGATCAATGAGTAATGTGTCTTCTCTCAAAGTTTTAGACCTTTCAAGGAACAATATTTTTGGAAGTCTACCATCATACATTAACCCTTCTAGCTTGGTACTTGTTTACTTATCTTATAATAGGCTACAAGGGTCAATAAAAAATGCATTTTATGGTTGCTCTGATTTAATAACATTAGATCTTGGCCATAATTTTTTGACCGGGACCATTCCAGAAATGATTGGTAGTCTTTCTATGTTGGGCTATCTTTTCTTGAGTTATAATAACCTTGAAGGTGAAATTCCAAAGCATTTGTGCAATTTGGACCTATTAAGGTTGATTGATTTATCTCATAATAATTTTTCTGGTCAAATCCTTCCTTGCCTAAGATGTACTGGGGGTTCTGGTGTTATAGATCCAGAAACTGATGATGACCGACAACCTTTAGATTTTACAATAAAATGGAGTACATATTCTTACCAGGGAAAAATTCTCAGTATGTTTTCTGGAATAGATCTTTCGCACAACAAACTGAGTGGAGAAATTCCTCCTGAAATTGGAGCACTTAGCGGGATTCAAGTGTTGAACCTTTCCCACAACAATTTGACAGGACCAATTCCACCAACATTCTCAAACCTAAGTGAAATTGAAAGCTTGGATCTATCTTACAACAACTTGGATGGGAAAATTCCTCCTCAGCTTATACAACTAACTTCTCTAGCTGTCTTTAGTGTAGCAAATAATAACTTATCTGGATCAACACCTAAGAGAGTTGCACAATTTGCAACTTTTGATGAGAGTAGTTATGAGGGAAATCCTTTCCTTTGTGGACTGCCACTTTCAATGAGTTGCAGTGCAGCAATATCACCATCACCATCGCCGAGAGTTTCAACTGTTGATGAAGCGGAGAGTGGCTTCATAGACATGGATGTTTTCTACGTGAGCTTTGTGGTGGCTTACATCATAATATTGTTGACAATAGCTGCAGTTTTGTGGATAAACCCATATTGGCGACAAGCATGGTTTTACTTTATTGAGGTGAGCTTCACCAAATGCCAATATTTTCTGGAAGACAATGTTTATGTGCTTTTCAAGTTCAGGGTGTGA